A stretch of Vigna angularis cultivar LongXiaoDou No.4 chromosome 4, ASM1680809v1, whole genome shotgun sequence DNA encodes these proteins:
- the LOC108330694 gene encoding transmembrane emp24 domain-containing protein p24delta3, whose protein sequence is MAKNTNLSSGTPNPLLLFLCFTTLMLLRTEAVWLTIPSKGTKCMSEEIQAHVVVLADYYVVAEDGKGHQPQTVSVKVTSPYGNNLHQNENVTHGQFAFTTSESGNYVACFWMDTKHQEGGVETTISLEWKTGIAAKDWDSVARKEKIEGVELELRKLEGAVEAIRDNLIYLKNREEEMREVSETTNARVAWFSILSLGICICVSVLQLWYLKRFFRKKKLI, encoded by the exons ATGGCGAAGAACACCAACCTAAGCTCTGGAACCCCAAATCCTCTACTCTTGTTCTTATGTTTCACCACTCTCATGCTCCTTCGAACCGAGGCTGTATGGTTAACCATCCCAAGTAAGGGAACTAAGTGCATGTCTGAGGAAATCCAGGCACACGTCGTCGTTTTAGCAGATTACTACGTTGTAGCCGAGGATGGCAAGGGTCACCAACCTCAAACAGTTTCTGTCAAG gTGACATCCCCTTATGGAAATAATCTTCACCAGAATGAAAATGTTACCCATGGTCAGTTTGCATTTACAACTTCGGAGAGTGGGAACTATGTGGCGTGCTTTTGGATGGATACCAAACATCAAGAAGGTGGAGTAGAGACCACAATCAGCCTTGAATGGAAAACTGGAATCGCTGCCAAAGATTGGGACTCCGTTGCAAGAAAGGAAAAGATAGAG GGTGTTGAACTTGAGCTAAGGAAACTTGAAGGGGCCGTGGAAGCCATCCGGGACAATCTAATTTATTTGAAGAATAG GGAAGAGGAGATGAGGGAAGTTAGTGAAACAACAAATGCTAGAGTGGCTTGGTTCAGTATCTTATCTCTTGGCATCTGCATCTGTGTTTCGGTGTTGCAGCTATGGTATCTGAAGCGCTTCTTTCGTAAGAAGAAGCTCATATAG
- the LOC108332126 gene encoding uncharacterized protein LOC108332126 isoform X1 translates to MDFRDGAHKFSWCIVTIGDLWLRLLWHFLQIIVSAWYSIVVVVNLLESYFISLGVLEKYKSLHSEKVQYLAIVIESEEARQISELVKLLKWLDSIGVKNVCLYDMNGVLKKSKETILQNLKNAKSIQEVSQVVTHHAHDHMTLEFLSYVDGKEAVAKAANLVFVENLKQHCLAGELDAQRSLESHLNEALQIVGSKGPEPDLLLVYGPVRSHLGFPAWRLRYTEIVHMGSLKFMTYGSLIKAIYNFTRVHQNYGK, encoded by the exons ATGGATTTTAGAGATGGAGCTCACAAGTTTTCTTGGTGTATTGTTACT ATTGGAGATCTCTGGCTTCGACTGCTATGGCACTTCCTGCAAATAATTGTCAGCGCATGGTATTCCATAGTAGTCGTGGTTAATTTGTTGGAGAGCTACTTCATCTCTCTTGGAGTACTAGAGAAATACAAGTCTCTTCATTCAGAAAAGGTTCAGTACCTTGCCATTGTCATAGAAAGTGAAGAAGCTCGTCAGATTTCGGAACTTGTTAAACTGTTGAAGTGGCTAGACTCTATTGGTGTGAAGAATGTGTGCCTCTATGACATGAATG GAGTACTGAAGAAGTCTAAGGAAACCATACTTCAAAATTTGAAGAATGCAAAATCCATTCAG GAAGTTAGTCAAGTTGTTACACACCATGCTCATGATCACATGACTCTGGAGTTTCTTTCTTATGTGGATGGGAAGGAGGCAGTGGCGAAAGCAGCTAACTTGGTTTTTGTGGAGAACTTGAAACAGCATTGCTTGGCTGGAGAACTAGATGCTCAAAGATCGTTAGAATCTCACTTGAATGAAGCATTGCAAATTGTTG GTAGCAAAGGCCCTGAGCCTGACCTTTTACTGGTTTATGGACCTGTGAGGAGCCATCTTGGTTTTCCTGCATGGAGACTTCGCTACACAGAGATCGT ACACATGGGATCATTGAAATTCATGACATATGGTTCCTTAATCAAAGCCATTTATAACTTCACGAGAGTGCACCAAAATTATG GTAAGTAG
- the LOC108332126 gene encoding uncharacterized protein LOC108332126 isoform X3, protein MDFRDGAHKFSWCIVTIGDLWLRLLWHFLQIIVSAWYSIVVVVNLLESYFISLGVLEKYKSLHSEKVQYLAIVIESEEARQISELVKLLKWLDSIGVKNVCLYDMNGVLKKSKETILQNLKNAKSIQEVSQVVTHHAHDHMTLEFLSYVDGKEAVAKAANLVFVENLKQHCLAGELDAQRSLESHLNEALQIVGSKGPEPDLLLVYGPVRSHLGFPAWRLRYTEIV, encoded by the exons ATGGATTTTAGAGATGGAGCTCACAAGTTTTCTTGGTGTATTGTTACT ATTGGAGATCTCTGGCTTCGACTGCTATGGCACTTCCTGCAAATAATTGTCAGCGCATGGTATTCCATAGTAGTCGTGGTTAATTTGTTGGAGAGCTACTTCATCTCTCTTGGAGTACTAGAGAAATACAAGTCTCTTCATTCAGAAAAGGTTCAGTACCTTGCCATTGTCATAGAAAGTGAAGAAGCTCGTCAGATTTCGGAACTTGTTAAACTGTTGAAGTGGCTAGACTCTATTGGTGTGAAGAATGTGTGCCTCTATGACATGAATG GAGTACTGAAGAAGTCTAAGGAAACCATACTTCAAAATTTGAAGAATGCAAAATCCATTCAG GAAGTTAGTCAAGTTGTTACACACCATGCTCATGATCACATGACTCTGGAGTTTCTTTCTTATGTGGATGGGAAGGAGGCAGTGGCGAAAGCAGCTAACTTGGTTTTTGTGGAGAACTTGAAACAGCATTGCTTGGCTGGAGAACTAGATGCTCAAAGATCGTTAGAATCTCACTTGAATGAAGCATTGCAAATTGTTG GTAGCAAAGGCCCTGAGCCTGACCTTTTACTGGTTTATGGACCTGTGAGGAGCCATCTTGGTTTTCCTGCATGGAGACTTCGCTACACAGAGATCGT GTAA
- the LOC108332126 gene encoding uncharacterized protein LOC108332126 isoform X2 gives MELTSFLGVLLLLLQIGDLWLRLLWHFLQIIVSAWYSIVVVVNLLESYFISLGVLEKYKSLHSEKVQYLAIVIESEEARQISELVKLLKWLDSIGVKNVCLYDMNGVLKKSKETILQNLKNAKSIQEVSQVVTHHAHDHMTLEFLSYVDGKEAVAKAANLVFVENLKQHCLAGELDAQRSLESHLNEALQIVGSKGPEPDLLLVYGPVRSHLGFPAWRLRYTEIVHMGSLKFMTYGSLIKAIYNFTRVHQNYGK, from the exons ATGGAGCTCACAAGTTTTCTTGGTGTATTGTTACT GCTTCTACAGATTGGAGATCTCTGGCTTCGACTGCTATGGCACTTCCTGCAAATAATTGTCAGCGCATGGTATTCCATAGTAGTCGTGGTTAATTTGTTGGAGAGCTACTTCATCTCTCTTGGAGTACTAGAGAAATACAAGTCTCTTCATTCAGAAAAGGTTCAGTACCTTGCCATTGTCATAGAAAGTGAAGAAGCTCGTCAGATTTCGGAACTTGTTAAACTGTTGAAGTGGCTAGACTCTATTGGTGTGAAGAATGTGTGCCTCTATGACATGAATG GAGTACTGAAGAAGTCTAAGGAAACCATACTTCAAAATTTGAAGAATGCAAAATCCATTCAG GAAGTTAGTCAAGTTGTTACACACCATGCTCATGATCACATGACTCTGGAGTTTCTTTCTTATGTGGATGGGAAGGAGGCAGTGGCGAAAGCAGCTAACTTGGTTTTTGTGGAGAACTTGAAACAGCATTGCTTGGCTGGAGAACTAGATGCTCAAAGATCGTTAGAATCTCACTTGAATGAAGCATTGCAAATTGTTG GTAGCAAAGGCCCTGAGCCTGACCTTTTACTGGTTTATGGACCTGTGAGGAGCCATCTTGGTTTTCCTGCATGGAGACTTCGCTACACAGAGATCGT ACACATGGGATCATTGAAATTCATGACATATGGTTCCTTAATCAAAGCCATTTATAACTTCACGAGAGTGCACCAAAATTATG GTAAGTAG
- the LOC108330001 gene encoding uncharacterized protein LOC108330001 — translation MGFSKENLLARLKELQIPFSQYEHPVVLTVDAQAQYVGHLGGGLSKNLFLKDKKNRLYVVSALAATKVDLKVLSQRLGLGKGGLRMAPEEALGEVLQVPLGCVTPFALVNESARDVSLLLDQGFKTQEHCFFHPLSNDMSISIKACDLDKFLKSIGRNPSYVDMEANPTVGKDQPPDLAALVPSGSVVLPDQPQKQSSQVPKDANHVSVGNGTSAVSAKVVKSSDWKSTKGSPTPVKNVNSSGYVADVGQFVEEILQKTSQLLLSEVKEENIKLHGEQLGTVVSDRLQKNLTSEFKNLAMIFKNTAYTEGFHAGTHYRPPPM, via the exons ATGGGTTTCTCCAAAGAAAACCTTCTTGCGCGCTTGAAG GAGCTTCAGATTCCATTTTCCCAATACGAACATCCAGTTGTGTTGACCGTTGACGCTCAG GCTCAGTATGTTGGACATTTGGGGGGCGGGCTCAGTAAGAATTTGTTTCTCAAG gATAAGAAAAACAGACTGTATGTTGTTTCTGCTTTAGCTGCTACCAAAGTAGATCTTAAAG TATTATCTCAGCGGCTTGGTTTGGGAAAAGGTGGTCTCAGAATGGCACCTGAGGAGGCTCTAGGTGAAGTACTTCAG GTACCCCTGGGTTGTGTCACTCCGTTTGCACTAGTGAATGAATCAGCACG AGATGTTTCATTGCTATTGGATCAAGGTTTCAAAACTCAGGAGCACTGCTTCTTCCATCCACTGTCGAATGACATGTCTATAT CTATAAAAGCATGCGATCTTGACAAGTTTCTTAAATCAATTGGAAGAAATCCCTCATATGTTGATATGGAG GCCAATCCTACAGTGGGGAAAGATCAACCCCCTGATCTAGCTGCTCTAGTTCCATCCGGTTCAGTAGTTTTACCCGATCAACCACAAAAGCAGTCTTCACAGGTTCCTAAGGATGCAAATCATGTTTCTGTTGGTAATGGAACCAGTGCAGTTtcag CCAAAGTTGTCAAGTCTTCTGATTGGAAAAGTACGAAGGGATCACCAACACCGGTAAAAAATGTTAATTCATCAGGCTATGTTGCAGATGTTGGTCAATTCGTTGAAGAGATATTGCAAAAAACGTCACAGTTATTGCTTTCGGag GTCAAGGAAGAGAATATAAAGTTACACGGGGAGCAGCTGGGTACAGTGGTATCTGACAGATTACAGAAAAACCTTACTTCAGAGTTTAAGAACCTTGCT ATGATATTCAAGAACACAGCATATACAGAAGGGTTTCATGCTGGTACTCATTATCGGCCCCCGCCCATGTGA
- the LOC108330917 gene encoding E3 ubiquitin-protein ligase RZF1 isoform X2: MSLSPPRERNNVNGRRRERPTFQMYWCFQCNRMVRVAVDNNNPSEVTCPRCFGQFICEVNVPRPRLVVDFTTPDPSPEARLLEALSLMMDPPIRRFPGLLQPEPEEVPVHHHRRRRLRRHEPESEPVPEPPQPRPRTWIVFQPMDSPNPFLSINNIPNRPGPGPLPFPLPRAVDTRDYFFGPGLNELIEQITENDRQGPAPAPERAIKSIPTVKIVSAHLKENSQCPVCQEEFEVGGEARELACKHIYHSDCIVPWLRLHNSCPVCRQEVSVPSSSSEEDECVDVSGDEGRLRRCLRWTRRFTSVWPFNSRYRRVHPQGNNNVAAASSRGYFASDSPTLSGVRRQPSCCIL, encoded by the exons ATGTCGTTGAGTCCTCCGAGAGAGAGAAACAACGTGAATGGCAGAAGGCGAGAGAGGCCAACGTTCCAGATGTACTGGTGCTTCCAGTGCAACCGCATGGTCCGCGTCGCAGTGGATAACAATAACCCCTCAGAGGTCACGTGTCCGCGCTGCTTCGGCCAATTCATATGCGAAGTAAACGTGCCGCGCCCAAGACTCGTTGTCGATTTCACTACCCCAGACCCCTCCCCAGAAGCGCGTTTGCTCGAAGCGCTTTCCCTCATGATGGACCCACCCATACGCCGTTTCCCGGGTCTCCTCCAACCCGAACCCGAAGAGGTCCCGGTTCATCACCACCGCCGCCGTCGCTTACGCCGCCACGAACCCGAATCCGAACCCGTCCCTGAACCCCCACAACCCCGCCCGCGCACGTGGATCGTATTCCAGCCCATGGACTCACCCAACCCCTTCCTGTCCATTAACAACATTCCTAACCGCCCCGGCCCAGGCCCACTCCCATTCCCGCTACCGCGCGCCGTGGACACTCGCGACTATTTCTTTGGACCTGGACTCAACGAACTCATCGAACAGATAACCGAAAACGACAGACAGGGTCCCGCGCCGGCGCCGGAGAGGGCCATCAAATCGATTCCGACAGTGAAAATTGTGAGCGCGCATCTGAAGGAGAATTCTCAGTGTCCAGTTTGTCAGGAGGAATTCGAAGTTGGCGGGGAAGCGAGGGAACTTGCGTGCAAACACATATATCACTCGGATTGCATTGTTCCGTGGCTGAGGCTTCACAATTCTTGTCCAGTGTGCCGTCAAGAGGTTTCTGTGCCGTCTTCTTCGTCGGAGGAGGATGAGTGTGTTGATGTAAGCGGAGATGAAGGTAGGTTGCGGAGGTGCTTGAGGTGGACCCGTCGTTTTACTTCGGTTTGGCCTTTCAACTCAAGGTATCGACGGGTTCACCCTCAAGGAAATAATAATGTTGCTGCTGCTTCTTCCAGGG GATATTTTGCATCTGACAGTCCGACACTCTCTGGCG TTAGGAGGCAACCCTCTTGCTGCATTCTTTAA
- the LOC108330917 gene encoding E3 ubiquitin-protein ligase RZF1 isoform X1, whose translation MSLSPPRERNNVNGRRRERPTFQMYWCFQCNRMVRVAVDNNNPSEVTCPRCFGQFICEVNVPRPRLVVDFTTPDPSPEARLLEALSLMMDPPIRRFPGLLQPEPEEVPVHHHRRRRLRRHEPESEPVPEPPQPRPRTWIVFQPMDSPNPFLSINNIPNRPGPGPLPFPLPRAVDTRDYFFGPGLNELIEQITENDRQGPAPAPERAIKSIPTVKIVSAHLKENSQCPVCQEEFEVGGEARELACKHIYHSDCIVPWLRLHNSCPVCRQEVSVPSSSSEEDECVDVSGDEGRLRRCLRWTRRFTSVWPFNSRYRRVHPQGNNNVAAASSRGYFASDSPTLSGAVRRQPSCCIL comes from the exons ATGTCGTTGAGTCCTCCGAGAGAGAGAAACAACGTGAATGGCAGAAGGCGAGAGAGGCCAACGTTCCAGATGTACTGGTGCTTCCAGTGCAACCGCATGGTCCGCGTCGCAGTGGATAACAATAACCCCTCAGAGGTCACGTGTCCGCGCTGCTTCGGCCAATTCATATGCGAAGTAAACGTGCCGCGCCCAAGACTCGTTGTCGATTTCACTACCCCAGACCCCTCCCCAGAAGCGCGTTTGCTCGAAGCGCTTTCCCTCATGATGGACCCACCCATACGCCGTTTCCCGGGTCTCCTCCAACCCGAACCCGAAGAGGTCCCGGTTCATCACCACCGCCGCCGTCGCTTACGCCGCCACGAACCCGAATCCGAACCCGTCCCTGAACCCCCACAACCCCGCCCGCGCACGTGGATCGTATTCCAGCCCATGGACTCACCCAACCCCTTCCTGTCCATTAACAACATTCCTAACCGCCCCGGCCCAGGCCCACTCCCATTCCCGCTACCGCGCGCCGTGGACACTCGCGACTATTTCTTTGGACCTGGACTCAACGAACTCATCGAACAGATAACCGAAAACGACAGACAGGGTCCCGCGCCGGCGCCGGAGAGGGCCATCAAATCGATTCCGACAGTGAAAATTGTGAGCGCGCATCTGAAGGAGAATTCTCAGTGTCCAGTTTGTCAGGAGGAATTCGAAGTTGGCGGGGAAGCGAGGGAACTTGCGTGCAAACACATATATCACTCGGATTGCATTGTTCCGTGGCTGAGGCTTCACAATTCTTGTCCAGTGTGCCGTCAAGAGGTTTCTGTGCCGTCTTCTTCGTCGGAGGAGGATGAGTGTGTTGATGTAAGCGGAGATGAAGGTAGGTTGCGGAGGTGCTTGAGGTGGACCCGTCGTTTTACTTCGGTTTGGCCTTTCAACTCAAGGTATCGACGGGTTCACCCTCAAGGAAATAATAATGTTGCTGCTGCTTCTTCCAGGG GATATTTTGCATCTGACAGTCCGACACTCTCTGGCG CAGTTAGGAGGCAACCCTCTTGCTGCATTCTTTAA
- the LOC108330917 gene encoding E3 ubiquitin-protein ligase RING1 isoform X4, whose product MSLSPPRERNNVNGRRRERPTFQMYWCFQCNRMVRVAVDNNNPSEVTCPRCFGQFICEVNVPRPRLVVDFTTPDPSPEARLLEALSLMMDPPIRRFPGLLQPEPEEVPVHHHRRRRLRRHEPESEPVPEPPQPRPRTWIVFQPMDSPNPFLSINNIPNRPGPGPLPFPLPRAVDTRDYFFGPGLNELIEQITENDRQGPAPAPERAIKSIPTVKIVSAHLKENSQCPVCQEEFEVGGEARELACKHIYHSDCIVPWLRLHNSCPVCRQEVSVPSSSSEEDECVDVSGDEGYFASDSPTLSGAVRRQPSCCIL is encoded by the exons ATGTCGTTGAGTCCTCCGAGAGAGAGAAACAACGTGAATGGCAGAAGGCGAGAGAGGCCAACGTTCCAGATGTACTGGTGCTTCCAGTGCAACCGCATGGTCCGCGTCGCAGTGGATAACAATAACCCCTCAGAGGTCACGTGTCCGCGCTGCTTCGGCCAATTCATATGCGAAGTAAACGTGCCGCGCCCAAGACTCGTTGTCGATTTCACTACCCCAGACCCCTCCCCAGAAGCGCGTTTGCTCGAAGCGCTTTCCCTCATGATGGACCCACCCATACGCCGTTTCCCGGGTCTCCTCCAACCCGAACCCGAAGAGGTCCCGGTTCATCACCACCGCCGCCGTCGCTTACGCCGCCACGAACCCGAATCCGAACCCGTCCCTGAACCCCCACAACCCCGCCCGCGCACGTGGATCGTATTCCAGCCCATGGACTCACCCAACCCCTTCCTGTCCATTAACAACATTCCTAACCGCCCCGGCCCAGGCCCACTCCCATTCCCGCTACCGCGCGCCGTGGACACTCGCGACTATTTCTTTGGACCTGGACTCAACGAACTCATCGAACAGATAACCGAAAACGACAGACAGGGTCCCGCGCCGGCGCCGGAGAGGGCCATCAAATCGATTCCGACAGTGAAAATTGTGAGCGCGCATCTGAAGGAGAATTCTCAGTGTCCAGTTTGTCAGGAGGAATTCGAAGTTGGCGGGGAAGCGAGGGAACTTGCGTGCAAACACATATATCACTCGGATTGCATTGTTCCGTGGCTGAGGCTTCACAATTCTTGTCCAGTGTGCCGTCAAGAGGTTTCTGTGCCGTCTTCTTCGTCGGAGGAGGATGAGTGTGTTGATGTAAGCGGAGATGAAG GATATTTTGCATCTGACAGTCCGACACTCTCTGGCG CAGTTAGGAGGCAACCCTCTTGCTGCATTCTTTAA
- the LOC108330917 gene encoding E3 ubiquitin-protein ligase RING1 isoform X5, giving the protein MSLSPPRERNNVNGRRRERPTFQMYWCFQCNRMVRVAVDNNNPSEVTCPRCFGQFICEVNVPRPRLVVDFTTPDPSPEARLLEALSLMMDPPIRRFPGLLQPEPEEVPVHHHRRRRLRRHEPESEPVPEPPQPRPRTWIVFQPMDSPNPFLSINNIPNRPGPGPLPFPLPRAVDTRDYFFGPGLNELIEQITENDRQGPAPAPERAIKSIPTVKIVSAHLKENSQCPVCQEEFEVGGEARELACKHIYHSDCIVPWLRLHNSCPVCRQEVSVPSSSSEEDECVDVSGDEGYFASDSPTLSGVRRQPSCCIL; this is encoded by the exons ATGTCGTTGAGTCCTCCGAGAGAGAGAAACAACGTGAATGGCAGAAGGCGAGAGAGGCCAACGTTCCAGATGTACTGGTGCTTCCAGTGCAACCGCATGGTCCGCGTCGCAGTGGATAACAATAACCCCTCAGAGGTCACGTGTCCGCGCTGCTTCGGCCAATTCATATGCGAAGTAAACGTGCCGCGCCCAAGACTCGTTGTCGATTTCACTACCCCAGACCCCTCCCCAGAAGCGCGTTTGCTCGAAGCGCTTTCCCTCATGATGGACCCACCCATACGCCGTTTCCCGGGTCTCCTCCAACCCGAACCCGAAGAGGTCCCGGTTCATCACCACCGCCGCCGTCGCTTACGCCGCCACGAACCCGAATCCGAACCCGTCCCTGAACCCCCACAACCCCGCCCGCGCACGTGGATCGTATTCCAGCCCATGGACTCACCCAACCCCTTCCTGTCCATTAACAACATTCCTAACCGCCCCGGCCCAGGCCCACTCCCATTCCCGCTACCGCGCGCCGTGGACACTCGCGACTATTTCTTTGGACCTGGACTCAACGAACTCATCGAACAGATAACCGAAAACGACAGACAGGGTCCCGCGCCGGCGCCGGAGAGGGCCATCAAATCGATTCCGACAGTGAAAATTGTGAGCGCGCATCTGAAGGAGAATTCTCAGTGTCCAGTTTGTCAGGAGGAATTCGAAGTTGGCGGGGAAGCGAGGGAACTTGCGTGCAAACACATATATCACTCGGATTGCATTGTTCCGTGGCTGAGGCTTCACAATTCTTGTCCAGTGTGCCGTCAAGAGGTTTCTGTGCCGTCTTCTTCGTCGGAGGAGGATGAGTGTGTTGATGTAAGCGGAGATGAAG GATATTTTGCATCTGACAGTCCGACACTCTCTGGCG TTAGGAGGCAACCCTCTTGCTGCATTCTTTAA
- the LOC108330917 gene encoding E3 ubiquitin-protein ligase RZF1 isoform X3: MSLSPPRERNNVNGRRRERPTFQMYWCFQCNRMVRVAVDNNNPSEVTCPRCFGQFICEVNVPRPRLVVDFTTPDPSPEARLLEALSLMMDPPIRRFPGLLQPEPEEVPVHHHRRRRLRRHEPESEPVPEPPQPRPRTWIVFQPMDSPNPFLSINNIPNRPGPGPLPFPLPRAVDTRDYFFGPGLNELIEQITENDRQGPAPAPERAIKSIPTVKIVSAHLKENSQCPVCQEEFEVGGEARELACKHIYHSDCIVPWLRLHNSCPVCRQEVSVPSSSSEEDECVDVSGDEGRLRRCLRWTRRFTSVWPFNSRIFCI; the protein is encoded by the exons ATGTCGTTGAGTCCTCCGAGAGAGAGAAACAACGTGAATGGCAGAAGGCGAGAGAGGCCAACGTTCCAGATGTACTGGTGCTTCCAGTGCAACCGCATGGTCCGCGTCGCAGTGGATAACAATAACCCCTCAGAGGTCACGTGTCCGCGCTGCTTCGGCCAATTCATATGCGAAGTAAACGTGCCGCGCCCAAGACTCGTTGTCGATTTCACTACCCCAGACCCCTCCCCAGAAGCGCGTTTGCTCGAAGCGCTTTCCCTCATGATGGACCCACCCATACGCCGTTTCCCGGGTCTCCTCCAACCCGAACCCGAAGAGGTCCCGGTTCATCACCACCGCCGCCGTCGCTTACGCCGCCACGAACCCGAATCCGAACCCGTCCCTGAACCCCCACAACCCCGCCCGCGCACGTGGATCGTATTCCAGCCCATGGACTCACCCAACCCCTTCCTGTCCATTAACAACATTCCTAACCGCCCCGGCCCAGGCCCACTCCCATTCCCGCTACCGCGCGCCGTGGACACTCGCGACTATTTCTTTGGACCTGGACTCAACGAACTCATCGAACAGATAACCGAAAACGACAGACAGGGTCCCGCGCCGGCGCCGGAGAGGGCCATCAAATCGATTCCGACAGTGAAAATTGTGAGCGCGCATCTGAAGGAGAATTCTCAGTGTCCAGTTTGTCAGGAGGAATTCGAAGTTGGCGGGGAAGCGAGGGAACTTGCGTGCAAACACATATATCACTCGGATTGCATTGTTCCGTGGCTGAGGCTTCACAATTCTTGTCCAGTGTGCCGTCAAGAGGTTTCTGTGCCGTCTTCTTCGTCGGAGGAGGATGAGTGTGTTGATGTAAGCGGAGATGAAGGTAGGTTGCGGAGGTGCTTGAGGTGGACCCGTCGTTTTACTTCGGTTTGGCCTTTCAACTCAAG GATATTTTGCATCTGA